In the Candidatus Neomarinimicrobiota bacterium genome, one interval contains:
- a CDS encoding HPr family phosphocarrier protein, whose amino-acid sequence MTEAEFQIKNKQGLHARPATALVGLASKFSSDIFLSRGEKRINAKSILGILVLAAEKGTTLKVQADGEDEEEAVKAIVELANNKFGMTEE is encoded by the coding sequence TGACAGAAGCAGAATTTCAAATTAAAAACAAACAGGGACTTCACGCCAGACCGGCAACAGCACTGGTTGGACTGGCTTCCAAATTCAGTTCCGATATATTCTTAAGTCGTGGAGAGAAACGAATCAATGCTAAATCGATCCTCGGTATTCTGGTCTTAGCAGCCGAAAAAGGGACTACACTGAAAGTTCAGGCAGATGGGGAAGATGAAGAAGAGGCGGTCAAAGCCATCGTTGAACTGGCAAACAACAAATTTGGTATGACGGAAGAATAG